A genome region from Hevea brasiliensis isolate MT/VB/25A 57/8 chromosome 9, ASM3005281v1, whole genome shotgun sequence includes the following:
- the LOC110656255 gene encoding BEACH domain-containing protein C2 isoform X1 gives MEEEEEKKETGEISGKDPGIPEVVSVVEGSIGTSHLENVNLTGSSDMEIGNNNVVSQGLNSGATVMDEDQFEQVSLKDQEKAAAGVQIGHADSNRSSNSEHETQLSDEFYEASKYLSGTFRAELGSPPLTEVRHDRSISSPGPERQFGSTIKPSYSSTSLDSAYFGDVGFSAFGSPPRPKPKAVMPNVSPELLHLVDSAIMGKPESLDKLKNTVSGVESFENGEEAETIAYLVVDSLLATMGGVESFEDGDNNPPSVMLNSRAAIVAGELIPWLPWVGDSEIYMSPRTRMVRGLRAILRACTRNREMCSMAGLLGVLLCSAEKIFVEDVDSTMQLRWDGSPLCHCIQHLAGHSLNVIDLHRWLQVITRTLATAWASRLMHALEKAMSGKESKGPAFTFEFDGESSGLLGPGESRWPFTNGYAFATWIYIESFADTLNTATAAAAIAAAAAAKSGKSSAMSAAAAASALAGEGTAHMPRLFSFLSADNHGVEAYFHAQFLVVESGSGKGKKASLHFTHAFKPQCWYFIGLEHICKPGLLGKAESELRLYIDGSLYETRPFEFPRISKPLAFCCIGTNPPPTIAGLQRRRRQCPLFAEMGPVYIFKEPIGPERMARLASRGGDVLPTFGSGAGLPWLATNDHVRTMAKESSLLDAEIGGCIHLLYHPSLLSGRFCPDASPSGSAGVLRRPAEVLGQVHVAIRMRPVDALWALAYGGPMCLLPLAISNVHKDSLEPEQGTLPLSLATATLAAPVFRIISIAIQNPRNNKELCQTGGPEILSKILNYLLQTLSLLGTEKHNGIGDEELVAAVVSLCQSQKHNHALKVQLFSTLLLDLKIWSLCNYGLQKKLLSSLADMVFSESLVMRDANAIQMLLDGCRRCYWTIREKDSVNTFSMDEAVPPMGELNALVDELLVIIELLIGAAPPSSAADDLRCLLGFIVDCPQPNQIARVLHLIYRLIVQPNTARAHTFAEAFITCGGIETLLVLLQREAKAGDHSIPELVTKSDDSLSVEESEPDGGNEVPEKNQNNEARNFTSNEKDCESEPSEGGGSPAASSTSRRIERVSSVSENPYIKNLGGISLSISADNARNNVCNVDKSDGVIVAIIGLLGALVTSGHVKFGLCASSDMSSNSVGGGLQEGGGSLFDDKVSLLLFALQKAFQAAPRRLMTTNIYTALLAASINASSAEDGLNFYDSGHRFEHSQVLLVLLHSLPYASRALQSRALQDLLFLACSHPENRSSLTEMEEWPEWILEVLISNYEKGVMVDSNLASLGDIEDLVHNFLIIMLEYSMRQKDGWKDIEATIHCAEWLSIVGGSSTGDQRVRREESLPIFKRRLLSGLLDFAARELQVQTQLIAAAAAGVAAEGLSPKEAKAEAENAAQLSVALVENAIVILMLVEDHLRLQSKLSCASRVVDSSPSPLSLVFPLNNRSSSLTSTGRDSFESLGDRRSNDSGGLPLGVLASMADANGQISAAVMERLTAAASAEPYESVSCAFVSYGSICMDLSEGWKYRSRLWYGVGLPSKTADFGGGGSGWESWRSALEKDANGNWIELPLVKKSVSMLQALLLDESGLGGGLGIGGGSGTGMGGMALLYQLLDSDQPFLCMLRMVLLSMREEDDGETNMLMRNVSIKDGASEGTMSVENIARMSMREPRSALLWSVLSPVLNMPISDSKRQRVLVASCVLFSEVWHAVSRDRKPIRKRYLEAILPPFVAVLRRWRPLLAGIHELAIADGLNPLTVDDPALAADALPLEAALSMISPAWAAAFASPPAAMALAMIAAGAAGGETSSPATNTQLKRDSSLLERKSSRLHTFSSFQKPLEMTNKTPNIPKDKAAAKAAALAAARDLERNAKIGSGRGLSAVAMATSAQRRNASDMERVKRWNTTEAMGVSWMECMQPFDTRSVYAKDFNALSYKFIAVLVACFALARNMQRSEVDRRAQADVTARHHLSSGIRAWRKLIRCLIEMKCLFGPLGGHLCSPKRVFWKLDFMESSSRMRRFLKRNYRGSDHFGAAANYEDQIERKNDQGNVPVLAAEAISMEGITEDDEHTEINVLDGSAYETELSEVSQPRPSGATDENLEPSAESGDAQHGGDQDLESTSAVAQGYVPSDLNERIVLELPSSMVRPLMVMRGTFQVTTRRINFIVDTTESNAVDGMESSESRDEEKDRSWLMSSLHQIYSRRYLLRRSALELFMVDRSNFFFDFGSTEGRRNAYRAIVQLRPPHLNNIYLATQRPEQLLKRTQLMERWARWEISNFEYLMQLNTLAGRSYNDITQYPVFPWILSDYCSKSLDLSDPSSYRDLSKPVGALNLDRLKKFQERYSSFDDPVIPKFHYGSHYSSAGTVLYYLVRVEPYTTLSIKLQGGKFDHADRMFSDISATWNGVLEDMSDVKELVPELFYLPEILTNENSVDFGMTQLGEKLNSVKLPPWAENPVDFIHKHRMALESEHVSEHLHEWIDLIFGYKQRGKEAILANNVFFYITYEGTVDIDKISDPVQQRATQDQIAYFGQTPSQLLTVPHLKKKPLADVLHLQTIFRNPKEVKPYAVPGPERCNLPAAAIHAHLDTVIIADINAPAAHVAQHKWQPNTPDGQGAPFLFQHGKAAASSASGTFMRIFKGPAGSGTDEWHFPQAIAFAASGIRSTAVVSITIDKEIITGGHVDNSIKLVSSDGAKTLETAIGHCAPVTCIALSPDSNYLVTGSRDTTVLLWKIHRAFTSHSSSMSEPSSGAGTPTSTSSTAANVFADKSRRHRIEGPIHVLRGHHREILCCCVSSDLGIVVSCSLSSDVLLHSVRSGRLIRRLVDIEAHAVSLSSEGVVLTWNKSQHTLCTFTLNGVPIARAQLPFSSIVSCIEISVDGKSALIGMNTCNCNNNFSIKKPGAEDFELESEKTGEENRLDVPSPSVCFLDLLTLKVFHVLKLEEGQDITALALNNDNTNLLVSTADKQLIIFTDPALSLKVVDQMLKLGWEGEGLRPLIKS, from the exons ATGGAAGAggaggaagaaaagaaagaaactggAGAAATTTCTGGGAAGGATCCAGGAATTCCTGAGGTAGTTAGTGTTGTAGAAGGTAGTATCGGAACTTCTCATCTTGAAAATGTAAATCTCACTGGTAGTAGTGACATGGAGATAGGAAATAACAATGTAGTTTCCCAAGGGCTTAATTCTGGAGCTACAGTTATGGATGAAGACCAGTTTGAACAGGTATCTTTGAAGGATCAGGAAAAGGCAGCTGCTGGGGTACAGATTGGTCATGCAGATTCAAACCGATCATCCAATTCAGAGCATGAGACACAACTATCTGATGAATTTTATGAAGCCTCTAAATATTTATCTGGGACTTTTAGGGCTGAGCTTGGTTCTCCTCCACTGACTGAAGTTCGACATGATCGCTCTATATCAAGCCCTGGGCCTGAGAGACAGTTTGGTTCTACAATTAAACCATCGTATTCATCAACCAGTCTTGATTCTGCTTACTTCGGAGATGTTGGTTTTTCTGCCTTTGGTTCACCGCCAAGGCCTAAGCCAAAAGCTGTTATGCCAAATGTGTCTCCAGAGTTATTGCATTTAGTGGATTCTGCTATCATGGGAAAGCCTGAAAGCTTGGACAAGCTGAAGAACACTGTCAGTGGAGTTGAGAGTTTTGAAAATGGGGAGGAAGCAGAGACCATTGCTTATTTGGTTGTTGATTCGCTTCTGGCCACCATGGGTGGAGTTGAGAGTTTTGAGGATGGGGACAACAATCCTCCTAGTGTGATGCTGAACTCTCGGGCAGCGATTGTGGCGGGTGAGCTCATTCCCTGGCTTCCTTGGGTGGGCGATAGTGAGATTTACATGTCCCCTAGGACGAGGATGGTAAGGGGTTTACGTGCCATATTGCGGGCTTGCACAAGAAATAGAGAGATGTGCTCTATGGCTGGTCTGTTAGGTGTTCTTTTGTGTTCAGCAGAGAAGATCTTTGTTGAGGATGTTGATTCAACAATGCAGTTGAGATGGGATGGAAGTCCTTTATGCCACTGCATTCAACACTTGGCAGGGCATTCACTGAACGTTATTGATTTGCATAGATGGCTTCAAGTCATTACAAGAACACTTGCCACTGCATGGGCATCTCGCTTAATGCATGCCCTGGAGAAGGCAATGAGTGGAAAGGAGTCAAAGGGACCAGCATTTACTTTTGAGTTTGATGGTGAAAGCTCTGGTTTGCTTGGTCCAGGGGAGAGCCGTTGGCCATTTACCAATGGATATGCATTTGCAACATGGATCTATATTGAATCATTTGCAGACACATTGAACACGGCTACTGCAGCTGCTGCAATTGCTGCAGCAGCAGCAGCCAAGTCAGGAAAATCATCTGCCATGTCTGCTGCAGCTGCTGCCAGTGCGCTTGCTGGTGAAGGCACAGCCCACATGCCACGACTTTTTAGTTTCTTATCAGCTGATAACCATGGGGTAGAGGCATACTTTCACGCACAGTTTTTGGTTGTTGAAAGTGGTAGTGGAAAGGGAAAGAAGGCTTCCTTGCATTTTACTCATGCATTCAAGCCACAATGTTGGTATTTTATTGGTTTGGAGCATATCTGCAAGCCGGGGCTACTAGGTAAAGCAGAGAGTGAATTGAGATTGTATATTGATGGATCATTATATGAAACTCGCCCTTTTGAGTTCCCTCGGATCTCTAAGCCACTTGCATTTTGTTGCATTGGGACAAACCCCCCTCCCACAATTGCTGGTTTACAGCGTAGACGTCGTCAGTGCCCTCTGTTTGCTGAGATGGggcctgtttatatctttaaggAGCCAATTGGTCCAGAAAGGATGGCACGTTTAGCATCTAGAGGAGGGGATGTGCTACCTACTTTTGGTAGTGGAGCAGGACTTCCTTGGCTTGCAACTAATGACCATGTTCGAACTATGGCAAAGGAAAGTTCACTTCTGGATGCTGAGATTGGAGGGTGCATTCACCTTCTCTATCACCCCAGTTTGCTTAGTGGGCGTTTCTGTCCAGATGCTTCCCCTTCAGGTTCTGCAG GCGTGCTGCGACGACCAGCTGAGGTACTTGGACAGGTCCATGTTGCAATTCGAATGCGACCAGTGGATGCTTTGTGGGCCTTGGCCTACGGAGGTCCTATGTGTTTACTTCCTTTGGCAATAAGCAATGTGCATAAAGATAGTTTGGAACCAGAACAGGGAACCCTTCCTTTGTCTTTAGCCACAGCTACTCTGGCTGCCCCAGTATTTCGAATTATTTCCATAGCCATTCAAAATCCAAGAAACAATAAAGAGTTGTGTCAAACTGGAGGACCTGAGATTCTTTCAAAAATCTTGAACTATCTTCTTCAAACTTTGTCTTTGTTGGGTACTGAAAAACATAATGGCATAGGAGATGAGGAACTTGTTGCAGCTGTTGTCTCCTTATGCCAATCGCAGAAGCATAATCATGCACTCAAAGTGCAACTTTTTAGTACACTGTTATTGGATCTCAAAATTTGGAGCTTATGCAACTATGGACTGCAAAAGAAACTTCTATCATCACTAGCAGACATGGTTTTCTCAGAGTCATTGGTAATGCGAGATGCCAATGCTATTCAGATGCTTCTTGATGGCTGCAGAAGATGCTATTGGACAATTCGTGAGAAGGACTCTGTGAATACTTTTTCAATGGATGAGGCAGTACCTCCCATGGGTGAATTAAATGCTCTGGTTGATGAACTCTTAGTGATCATTGAACTTCTAATAGGAGCAGCACCTCCTTCATCAGCTGCTGATGATCTCCGCTGTCTACTTGGTTTTATTGTTGATTGCCCTCAACCAAATCAG ATTGCCAGGGTGTTGCATCTGATATACAGGCTCATAGTACAGCCAAATACAGCTAGGGCTCACACATTTGCAGAGGCATTCATAACATGTGGTGGGATAGAAACACTTCTAGTTCTGCTGCAACGGGAAGCTAAAGCTGGTGATCATAGTATTCCAGAATTGGTGACAAAGAGTGATGATAGCTTGTCTGTTGAGGAAAGTGAACCAGATGGAGGCAATGAGGTTCCAGAAAAGAATCAGAATAATGAAGCAAGGAATTTTACTTCAAATGAGAAGGATTGTGAATCTGAACCATCTGAGGGTGGTGGCAGCCCTGCTGCTTCTTCCACTAGTAGAAGAATTGAAAGGGTGTCATCTGTGTCTGAAAATCCTTATATTAAGAATTTGGGCGGTATCAGTCTTTCAATTAGTGCTGATAATGCAAGAAATAATGTTTGCAATGTTGACAAAAGTGATGGTGTTATTGTTGCAATCATTGGGCTACTAGGTGCTCTGGTAACATCTGGACATGTGAAATTTGGTTTATGCGCATCCTCAGATATGTCAAGCAACTCTGTGGGTGGTGGACTGCAAGAAGGAGGTGGTTCATTGTTTGATGATAAAGTTTCTCTTCTACTTTTTGCATTGCAGAAGGCTTTCCAAGCAGCACCAAGGAGGCTTATGACTACTAACATATACACAGCTTTATTGGCAGCCTCG ATTAATGCTTCTTCAGCAGAGGATGGGCTGAACTTCTATGATTCTGGTCATCGCTTTGAACATTCACAAGTTTTGTTGGTTCTTTTGCATTCACTGCCTTATGCATCTAGGGCTTTGCAAAGCAGGGCATTGCAG GATCTTCTGTTTTTGGCTTGCAGTCATCCAGAAAACAGAAGCAGCCTGACAGAAATGGAGGAGTGGCCGGAGTGGATTCTAGAGGTTCTGATCTCTAATTATGAG AAGGGTGTGATGGTAGATTCTAATTTGGCAAGCTTAGGGGACATTGAGGACCTCGTGCACAACTTCTTGATTATAATGTTAGAGTATTCAATGCGCCAGAAGGATGGTTGGAAG GATATTGAAGCAACAATTCATTGTGCAGAATGGCTTTCTATTGTGGGGGGATCTAGCACAGGAGACCAGCGAGTTAG ACGTGAAGAATCGCTCCCTATATTTAAAAGAAGGCTTTTGAGTGGCTTATTGGATTTTGCTGCAAGAGAACTGCAGGTTCAG actCAACTTATTGCTGCAGCAGCTGCTGGTGTTGCGGCTGAGGGTTTATCACCAAAAGAGGCTAAGGCAGAAGCAGAAAATGCTGCTCAGCTTTCTGTGGCATTGGTTGAAAATGCTATTGTCATTTTAATGCTTGTTGAAGATCATTTACGGTTACAGAGCAAGCTCTCTTGTGCGTCACGTGTTGTTGATAGTTCCCCATCTCCCCTATCCCTTGTATTTCCCCTGAATAATCGTTCAAGTTCATTGACATCAACTGGTCGGGATTCATTTGAATCTCTAGGTGATCGCAGATCCAATGACTCTGGGGGACTACCTCTTGGT GTCCTTGCTTCAATGGCTGATGCAAATGGGCAAATTTCAGCTGCTGTGATGGAACGACTCACAGCAGCAGCATCAGCTGAACCTTATGAGTCTGTTTCTTGTGCTTTTGTATCATATGGGAGCATTTGTATGGATTTATCTGAGGGTTGGAAATATAGGAGCAGgttgtggtatggtgttggcctTCCTTCAAAAACAGCTGACTTTGGTGGTGGCGGAAGTGGCTGGGAATCTTGGAGGTCTGCTTTGGAAAAAGATGCAAATGGAAACTGGATTGAACTTCCTTTGGTGAAGAAGTCAGTTTCCATGCTCCAAGCTTTACTGTTAGATGAGTCTGGACTTGGTGGTGGTCTTGGTATAGGTGGAGGATCAGGAACTGGAATGGGAGGAATGGCATTACTATACCAGTTATTGGACAGTGATCAGCCATTCTTATGCATGCTCCGTATGGTTCTTctgtcaatgagggaggaagatgATGGTGAAACCAATATGCTCATGAGGAATGTAAGCATAAAGGATGGGGCGTCAGAAGGAACTATGTCTGTGGAAAATATTGCTAGAATGTCGATGAGAGAACCAAGGTCAGCCTTGTTGTGGAG TGTACTTTCACCTGTTCTAAATATGCCCATTTCTGATTCAAAGAGACAGAGAGTTTTGGTTGCATCTTGTGTTCTTTTTTCTGAG GTATGGCATGCTGTTAGCAGAGACAGAAAACCTATTCGTAAACGCTACCTTGAGGCTATTTTACCGCCTTTTGTTGCTGTGTTGCGGAGGTGGCGGCCACTTCTTGCTGGGATTCATGAGCTTGCTATTGCTGATGGTTTAAATCCTCTTACTGTTGATGATCCTGCTTTAGCTGCAGATGCACTTCCTTTAGAG GCTGCTCTCTCCATGATCTCTCCAGCTTGGGCAGCTGCATTTGCTTCACCACCAGCTGCTATGGCATTGGCAATGATTGCTGCTGGTGCTGCAGGTGGGGAAACCTCATCTCCAGCAACTAACACACAACTTAAGCGTGACTCTTCCTTGCTTGAGCGGAAATCATCTAGACTACATaccttttcaagcttccaaaaaccTTTAGAGATGACCAACAAAACACCAAATATTCCAAAGGATAAGGCTGCTGCAAAAGCTGCAGCATTGGCAGCAGCACGTGATCTGGAACGTAATGCTAAGATTGGTTCTGGAAGGGGCCTTAGTGCAGTTGCAATGGCCACATCTGCCCAGCGAAGAAATGCAAGTGACATGGAGCGTGTGAAGAGATGGAATACTACTGAAGCCATGGGAGTTTCCTGGATGGAATGTATGCAGCCATTTGACACAAGATCAGTCTATGCGAAAGATTTCAATGCTCTATCTTATAAATTTATAGCAGTCCTTGTTGCATGTTTTGCTTTAGCTAGAAACATGCAGCGATCAGAG GTTGATAGGCGTGCTCAAGCCGATGTAACAGCTCGACATCATTTATCTAGTGGTATTCGTGCATGGCGGAAACTTATCCGTTGCTTGATAGAGATGAAGTGTCTTTTTGGGCCACTTGGGGGCCACTTGTGCAGTCCCAAACGT GTCTTTTGGAAGCTAGACTTTATGGAAAGTTCTTCAAGAATGAGAAGATTTTTGAAGAGGAATTATAGGGGGTCTGATCATTTTGGTGCTGCTGCTAATTATGAGGATCAAATTGAGAGGAAGAATGATCAAGGGAATGTTCCTGTTCTGGCAGCAGAAGCAATCTCAATGGAGGGAATAACTGAGGATGATGAACATACAGAAATTAATGTTTTAGATGGTAGCGCCTATGAAACAGAACTGAGTGAAGTGAGCCAGCCAAGACCATCAGGAGCAACTGATGAAAACCTGGAGCCATCTGCAGAATCAGGTGATGCTCAACATGGTGGCGACCAAGATTTAGAAAGTACATCAGCAGTTGCACAAGGATATGTTCCTAGTGACCTTAATGAAAGGATTGTTCTTGAGCTTCCATCATCTATGGTCCGGCCCTTAATGGTTATGCGAGGAACATTTCAA GTAACAACTAGGAGAATAAATTTTATAGTTGATACCACTGAAAGCAACGCTGTGGATGGAATGGAATCTTCTGAATCAAGGGACGAAGAAAAAGATCGCAGCTGGTTGATGTCTTCCCTCCATCAGATTTATAGCCGAAG ATATCTTCTTAGAAGAAGTGCTCTGGAACTTTTTATGGTTGACCGATCAAATTTCTTCTTTGATTTTGGG AGTACTGAGGGGCGAAGAAATGCTTATCGAGCAATTGTACAATTACGTCCTCCTCATTTGAACAATATTTATCTAGCAACTCAG AGACCTGAACAACTTCTGAAGAGAACTCAACTTATGGAACGCTGGGCTAGGTGGGAG ATCAGCAATTTTGAATATCTAATGCAGCTTAATACTCTGGCTGGGCGTAGTTATAATGACATAACTCAG TATCCAGTCTTCCCTTGGATTCTTTCTGATTACTGTTCAAAGAGTTTGGATCTTTCTGATCCTTCTTCATATCGAGATCTTTCAAAG CCTGTTGGTGCATTGAATCTTGATCGGCTAAAAAAATTTCAGGAGAGGTATTCTAGCTTCGATGATCCTGTCATCCCGAAGTTCCATTATGGTTCTCATTACTCAAGTGCTGGGACA GTATTATATTATCTTGTTAGAGTAGAACCATATACAACTCTTTCAATAAAACTGCAAGGTGGAAAATTTGATCATGCAGACCGGATGTTTTCAGATATTTCTGCTACTTGGAATGGAGTTCTTGAGGACATGAGTGATGTGAAGGAACTG GTTCCTGAGTTGTTTTATCTCCCTGAGATCTTAACCAATGAAAATTCAGTTGACTTTGGCATGACGCAATTAGGAGAAAAGCTTA ATTCTGTCAAACTTCCTCCTTGGGCTGAAAACCCAGTTGATTTCATCCATAAGCATCGGATGGCTCTTGAGAGTGAGCATGTATCTGAGCATTTGCATGAATGGATTGATCTCATATTTGG GTATAAGCAACGTGGTAAAGAAGCTATACTGGCAAATAATGTTTTCTTTTACATTACCTATGAAGGGACAGTAGATATAGATAAGATCTCAGATCCA GTACAACAACGAGCTACACAAGACCAGATTGCATACTTTGGACAGACCCCATCCCAACTTCTGACTGTTCCTCACTTGAAGAAGAAGCCATTAGCTGATGTTCTCCATTTGCAG ACTATATTTCGAAACCCAAAAGAAGTCAAACCATATGCTGTTCCAGGCCCTGAGCGCTGCAATCTACCTGCTGCTGCCATTCATGCACATTTGGATACCGTTATAATCGCTGAtataaatgcaccagcggcacaTGTTGCACAGCATAAGTGGCAACCCAACACCCCAGATGGGCAGGGTGCACCTTTCCTTTTTCAACATGGAAAAGCTGCAGCTAGTTCTGCCAGTGGAACATTCATGCGCATATTCAAAGGGCCAGCTGGGTCAGGTACTGATGAGTGGCATTTCCCCCAGGCAATAGCATTTGCTGCATCTGGAATCAGAAGTACAGCTGTTGTTTCCATCACAATAGATAAAGAAATCATCACTG GTGGGCATGTGGATAATAGTATAAAGCTAGTGTCATCAGATGGAGCCAAAACCCTAGAAACAGCCATTGGGCACTGTGCTCCTGTCACTTGCATTGCTCTTTCCCCAGATAGCAACTATCTTGTCACAGGATCACGGGACACTACTGTATTACTCTGGAAGATACATAGGGCATTTACATCACATTCGAGCAGTATGTCAGAACCTTCCTCAGGTGCAGGCACTCCAACTTCAACCAGTAGTACTGCAGCAAATGTCTTTGCAGACAAAAGCAGGAGGCATCGTATTGAGGGTCCAATACATGTCCTTCGGGGTCACCACAGAGAAATACTATGTTGTTGTGTCAGTTCAGATCTTGGGATTGTTGTTTCCTGCTCTCTTTCATCTGATGTTCTATTGCATTCTGTGAGAAGCGGTCGCTTGATCAGAAGACTGGTTGATATTGAGGCCCATGCTGTTAGCCTTTCATCTGAGGGGGTTGTGTTGACTTGGAACAAATCTCAACATACTCTATGTACCTTTACTCTTAATGGGGTACCAATTGCTAGAGCGCAACTTCCTTTCTCTAGCATTGTCAGTTGCATAGAAATTTCTGTTGATGGGAAGAGTGCTTTGATTGGAATGAACACGTGTAACTGTAATAATAATTTCAGTATAAAGAAACCAGGAGCTGAGGATTTTGAACTGGAATCCGAGAAAACTGGGGAGGAGAACAGATTGGATGTGCCTAGCCCCTCAGTATGTTTCTTGGATCTGCTTACGCTGAAG GTATTTCATGTATTGAAGCTTGAAGAAGGCCAAGATATAACAGCTCTGGCTTTAAACAACGATAACACAAATCTGTTGGTGTCAACTGCAGATAAGCAGTTGATAATCTTCACTGATCCAGCT TTGAGCTTGAAAGTGGTAGATCAAATGCTCAAACTTGGTTGGGAAGGGGAAGGGCTGAGGCCCCTTATAAAGTCATAG